One region of Rana temporaria chromosome 9, aRanTem1.1, whole genome shotgun sequence genomic DNA includes:
- the LOC120913764 gene encoding protein shisa-1-like: MSPLLVFGLLLVSCAAQEFGEYCHGWRDHYGGWHPGFQCPERYDPPEATYCCGSCTLRYCCMAGESRLDQGMCPNEEQDEEPGDRAPALPLPATVPIYLPFLLVGSMFVTFVIVGSLVGVCCCRCLKPEEGTQTGAPAQQSRLLDTDASTDTSRHSSSSSTSVPRGSLGNNPPNHCSLGAENMNLYMNMSQAFPIMACPPNGQFMHPGSTVTPFLQPPFINYAMTADHAILMTPAGYIDARNCYPQSSNNYLPLNQHIDPPMTDEAAAKC, translated from the exons ATGTCCCCGCTGCTGGTGTTCGGTCTTCTCCTGGTGTCCTGTGCAGCTCAGGAGTTCGGAGAGTATTGCCATGGATGGAGGGATCACTATGGAGGTTGGCACCCCGGATTCCAGTGCCCGGAGCGCTATGACCCCCCCGAGGCCACCTACTGCTGCGGATCGTGTACTCTCCGCTACTGCTGTATGGCCGGTGAGTCCAGACTGGACCAGGGAATGTGTCCTAACGAGGAGCAGGACGAGGAACCCGGGGACAGAGCCCCAGCACTACCACTACCCGCCACAG tgccCATCTACCTCCCCTTCCTTCTGGTTGGCAGTATGTTTGTGACCTTTGTCATTGTGGGATCACTTGTGGGGGTATGCTGCTGCAGATGTCTGAAACCTGAGGAAGGGACACAAACTGGTGCTCCAGCCCAACAAAGCCGACTCCTGGACACAGACGCGTCTACTGACACATCAAGACATTCTAGTTCCAGCTCCACCTCTGTACCTCGTGGCTCCCTCGGCAACAATCCTCCAAATCACTGCTCTTTGGGTGCTGAAAATATGAATTTGTATATGAATATGTCCCAAGCTTTTCCCATCATGGCTTGTCCACCAAATGGTCAATTTATGCATCCTGGAAGTACGGTAACACCTTTCTTACAACCGCCATTCATCAATTATGCTATGACAGCAGATCATGCTATACTAATGACCCCAGCTGGTTACATTGATGCCCGGAACTGCTACCCACAGTCTTCCAATAACTACCTTCCACTGAACCAGCATATTGACCCACCAATGACCGATGAGGCAGCTGCTAAGTGCTGA